Proteins encoded within one genomic window of Bacillus sp. F19:
- a CDS encoding pyridoxal phosphate-dependent aminotransferase: MQLEKFIDRRKTHSVKWYIEDQDIIPLCIADMDFQVSEEIVNAIGQKAAHGIYGYSTFCERYYDAVQYWWKTQYNWELKREWISFSPGIIPGINLLLKALTQPGDAVIVQDPVYYPFFSTIETQGCTILNNSLVCSNGTYEMDFEDFEEKASHPNTKIFILCSPHNPVGRVWTREELRKIGEICDKHGVFVISDEMHGDLTYAGYKHIPFATVHPNHLKFSITCAAPSKTFNIAGMQSSIFIIANRDVKEKYEALLTGYGLMRPNAFAVEGTIAAYYKGLPWLQKVRGYLEENLQYVCAYLKEHIPSIKVVKPEATHLIWLDCRDLGIPHEELHTFFLENARVRLDEGMKFGKGGYGFERINIACPREVLTEALLRMKAAVKGKEETC; the protein is encoded by the coding sequence ATGCAGCTAGAAAAATTTATTGATCGAAGAAAAACGCATTCTGTTAAATGGTACATAGAGGATCAAGATATTATTCCATTATGCATTGCAGATATGGATTTTCAAGTTTCAGAAGAAATCGTAAATGCTATAGGTCAAAAAGCAGCGCACGGAATATATGGCTATAGTACATTTTGTGAACGTTATTATGATGCTGTTCAGTATTGGTGGAAAACACAGTACAATTGGGAGTTAAAACGCGAGTGGATTTCTTTTAGCCCTGGAATTATTCCTGGAATAAATTTATTATTAAAAGCATTAACACAGCCAGGTGATGCGGTGATCGTGCAAGATCCTGTCTATTATCCGTTCTTTTCTACAATTGAAACACAAGGCTGTACCATTTTAAATAATTCTCTTGTCTGTTCGAATGGAACATATGAAATGGATTTTGAAGACTTTGAAGAAAAAGCATCACATCCCAATACGAAAATATTCATTTTGTGCAGCCCCCATAATCCAGTAGGAAGAGTTTGGACTCGTGAGGAATTGCGTAAAATTGGTGAAATTTGTGACAAACATGGTGTTTTTGTCATTTCGGATGAAATGCATGGAGATTTAACTTACGCAGGTTATAAACATATACCATTTGCAACCGTTCACCCAAACCATTTAAAGTTTTCTATTACATGTGCTGCACCAAGTAAAACTTTTAATATCGCAGGCATGCAAAGCTCTATTTTTATTATTGCAAATAGAGATGTGAAAGAAAAATATGAAGCCCTATTAACAGGATACGGTTTAATGCGTCCAAATGCCTTCGCAGTCGAAGGAACGATTGCTGCCTATTATAAGGGATTGCCATGGCTTCAAAAAGTAAGGGGTTATTTAGAAGAGAACCTTCAGTATGTATGTGCTTATTTAAAAGAACATATTCCTTCTATTAAAGTGGTGAAACCTGAAGCGACTCATTTGATTTGGCTGGATTGCCGTGATCTTGGGATTCCTCACGAAGAGCTGCATACATTCTTTTTAGAAAATGCAAGAGTTCGCCTTGATGAAGGAATGAAATTCGGTAAAGGCGGGTATGGGTTTGAACGTATAAATATTGCATGTCCTCGTGAGGTTTTAACGGAAGCTTTACTTAGAATGAAAGCTGCTGTAAAAGGAAAAGAAGAAACCTGCTGA
- a CDS encoding tetratricopeptide repeat protein, producing MNKKIKNTSENTNLRKLLNKAISLRENGRAKQDMTLLNEARTLLLKMSEVYPDNAEINYQIGIAYDNSGFGKEAIPYYVKAIEQGLSEPDLQRCLLGLGSTYRLLGHYDEAVETLHRGVTQFPEHRGLQVFYSMALYNTGKYKEAMEIVLMNLMETTTDENLQYFKRGISYYAQHLDETW from the coding sequence ATGAATAAAAAAATTAAGAACACTTCTGAAAATACAAATTTACGTAAGCTTCTGAACAAAGCTATTTCACTGCGTGAAAACGGACGCGCAAAACAAGATATGACTCTATTGAATGAAGCACGTACCCTCCTTTTAAAAATGTCTGAAGTTTATCCAGACAACGCAGAGATTAATTATCAGATTGGGATTGCTTATGATAATTCCGGCTTTGGGAAAGAAGCGATTCCTTATTATGTTAAAGCGATTGAGCAAGGCCTTTCAGAACCAGATCTACAAAGATGTTTACTCGGTCTAGGCAGTACTTATCGTCTTTTGGGGCACTATGATGAAGCAGTTGAAACCCTGCATCGCGGTGTGACTCAGTTTCCTGAACATCGCGGTCTGCAAGTCTTTTATTCAATGGCTTTGTATAATACCGGTAAATATAAAGAAGCAATGGAAATAGTCTTGATGAATTTGATGGAAACCACGACTGATGAAAACCTTCAATACTTTAAACGGGGGATCTCTTACTATGCACAGCACCTTGATGAAACCTGGTAA
- a CDS encoding metal-sensitive transcriptional regulator, whose translation MEKEIVNIDLPIEDDCCNTSSRKSHHSDAVKKNLVTRLNRVEGQIRGIKGLIEKDTYCDDVITQIAATQAALNSVAKILLEGHLKGCVVDRINEGDMEVLDEFVVTIQKLMKK comes from the coding sequence ATGGAAAAAGAAATTGTAAATATTGATCTTCCTATAGAGGATGACTGCTGTAATACTTCTTCCCGAAAAAGTCATCACTCAGATGCAGTAAAGAAAAATTTAGTAACCCGTTTAAATCGCGTCGAAGGGCAAATCAGGGGTATTAAAGGTCTTATAGAAAAAGATACTTATTGTGATGATGTAATTACACAAATAGCAGCAACTCAAGCAGCTCTAAACAGTGTTGCAAAAATTCTGCTTGAAGGCCATTTAAAGGGCTGTGTAGTTGATCGGATCAATGAGGGTGATATGGAAGTTCTTGATGAGTTTGTCGTTACGATACAAAAACTAATGAAAAAATAA
- the tatA gene encoding twin-arginine translocase TatA/TatE family subunit, with amino-acid sequence MLQNIGVPGLILILIIALIIFGPSKLPEIGRAFGNTLREFKSSAKDIMSEEKEDNSSSK; translated from the coding sequence ATGTTACAAAACATAGGAGTGCCAGGTCTAATATTAATTTTAATTATTGCACTCATCATATTTGGGCCATCTAAGTTACCTGAAATTGGGCGTGCATTTGGTAATACATTAAGAGAATTTAAAAGCTCAGCAAAGGATATCATGTCAGAAGAAAAAGAAGATAACAGCAGCTCTAAGTAA
- a CDS encoding (2Fe-2S) ferredoxin domain-containing protein, which yields MSLDGVSKHLLICNGKTCTKNGAEEVTETIRGELKSLELQKEIHTTKTLCNGQCKYGPIVVLYPQGTWYKEMNKTKSEELIRQLKENNSVHLGSELYYHDGKTFKNHESEL from the coding sequence ATGAGCTTAGATGGGGTTAGCAAACATCTATTAATTTGTAACGGGAAAACATGCACGAAAAATGGAGCAGAAGAAGTAACAGAGACCATTAGGGGAGAATTGAAAAGCTTAGAGCTGCAAAAGGAGATACACACAACAAAAACATTATGTAATGGCCAATGCAAGTATGGTCCAATCGTGGTTCTATATCCACAAGGCACCTGGTATAAAGAAATGAATAAAACAAAAAGTGAAGAACTTATTCGTCAATTAAAAGAAAATAACAGTGTTCATTTAGGTTCTGAGCTTTATTACCATGATGGGAAAACATTTAAGAACCATGAAAGTGAACTGTAA
- a CDS encoding heavy metal translocating P-type ATPase — translation MSDKKETTLQIAGMTCAACAVRIEKGLKKIDGVEDASVNFALEKSKVIFDPSKSNVNQIKEKVESLGYKVVSEKAEFDISGMTCAACANKIEKRLNKVNGVQNATVNFALESALVEYNPDEVSIVDMKEAIKKLGYRLEQKQEAAGEKVDHRQKEIEKQTGKFIFSSILSIPLLWAMVSHFEFTSFIWLPEMFMNPWVQLALATPVQFLVGGQFYAGAYKALRNKSANMDVLVALGTSAAYFYSIYLSIQTIGSDSHMVELYFETSAVLITLIILGKLFEAKAKGRSSEAIKKLMGMQAKTATVFRDGQELNVPIEEVIAGDIVYVKPGEKVPVDGEIFEGRSALDESMITGESIPVDKTAGDLVIGSTINKNGFLKVKATKVGKDTALAQIIKVVEEAQGSKAPIQRLADVISGIFVPIVVGIAIVAFLVWYFVVSPGEFAVALEKLIAVLVIACPCALGLATPTSIMAGSGRAAEYGILFKGGEHLETTHRLDTVILDKTGTVTYGKPTLTDVILSNGFEEKEFLKLVGAAERNSEHPLAEAIVQGIKEKGIELGNTEHFEAIPGFGIESKVEGKSLLIGTRRLMEKNNIDVANILPKMENLEKQGKTAMLVAIDHQFAGVIAVADTIKETSQKAIERLKKMGLEVVMITGDNKQTAQAIANEVGIDHVIAEVLPEGKAEEVKKLQKAGKKVAMVGDGINDAPALATADIGMAIGTGTDVAMEAADITLIRGDLNSIADAIYMSKMTIRNIKQNLFWAFAYNALGVPIAALGFLAPWLAGVAMAFSSVSVVLNALRLQRIKLKG, via the coding sequence ATGAGCGATAAAAAAGAAACAACACTTCAAATAGCTGGCATGACGTGTGCAGCTTGTGCAGTGAGAATTGAAAAAGGTCTCAAAAAAATAGATGGAGTAGAGGATGCGAGCGTGAATTTCGCATTAGAAAAATCAAAAGTAATTTTTGATCCATCTAAATCAAATGTAAATCAGATTAAAGAAAAAGTGGAATCTTTAGGATACAAAGTAGTAAGTGAAAAAGCAGAATTTGATATAAGCGGAATGACATGTGCAGCGTGTGCTAATAAGATTGAAAAACGTTTAAATAAGGTAAATGGAGTACAAAATGCAACGGTAAATTTCGCCTTGGAATCTGCGTTAGTAGAATATAATCCGGATGAAGTTTCTATCGTTGATATGAAAGAGGCCATTAAGAAATTGGGCTATCGTTTAGAACAAAAGCAAGAAGCTGCAGGCGAAAAGGTTGATCATAGACAGAAAGAAATTGAGAAACAAACAGGAAAATTCATTTTCTCTTCTATTTTGTCTATCCCTTTACTTTGGGCGATGGTCAGTCATTTTGAATTTACATCTTTTATTTGGCTGCCAGAGATGTTTATGAATCCATGGGTACAGCTCGCGCTTGCTACTCCAGTTCAATTTTTAGTCGGCGGTCAATTTTACGCAGGCGCCTATAAAGCATTAAGAAATAAAAGTGCAAACATGGATGTTTTGGTGGCGCTTGGCACCTCTGCAGCTTATTTCTACAGTATCTACCTGAGCATTCAAACAATAGGGTCTGATTCACATATGGTGGAATTATATTTTGAAACAAGTGCTGTGTTAATTACCCTTATTATTTTAGGGAAGCTGTTTGAGGCAAAGGCAAAGGGACGTTCATCTGAAGCCATTAAGAAGCTTATGGGCATGCAGGCGAAAACGGCCACAGTGTTTAGAGACGGCCAAGAATTGAATGTGCCAATTGAAGAGGTAATCGCTGGTGATATCGTATACGTGAAACCAGGTGAAAAGGTACCTGTTGATGGTGAGATTTTTGAAGGACGATCTGCTCTTGATGAGTCAATGATTACAGGTGAAAGTATTCCTGTTGATAAAACAGCTGGAGATTTAGTAATAGGATCAACCATTAACAAAAATGGGTTTTTAAAGGTAAAGGCAACAAAGGTTGGAAAGGATACTGCTTTAGCGCAAATCATCAAAGTAGTTGAAGAAGCACAAGGATCGAAAGCTCCTATTCAGCGCCTAGCCGACGTAATCTCCGGAATTTTTGTCCCAATTGTAGTTGGGATAGCCATTGTGGCATTTCTAGTTTGGTACTTTGTTGTAAGCCCCGGAGAGTTTGCAGTAGCTCTTGAAAAGTTAATTGCCGTATTAGTTATCGCATGTCCATGTGCTCTAGGTCTAGCTACGCCTACGTCCATTATGGCAGGGTCAGGCCGAGCTGCTGAATATGGAATTTTGTTTAAAGGCGGGGAGCACCTTGAAACGACACATCGATTGGATACAGTGATCCTTGATAAAACGGGAACTGTAACATATGGAAAACCAACACTCACAGATGTTATTCTTTCAAATGGATTTGAAGAAAAGGAATTTTTAAAGTTAGTCGGTGCTGCAGAAAGAAATTCTGAACATCCGTTAGCTGAGGCAATTGTCCAAGGCATTAAAGAAAAAGGTATTGAACTAGGAAACACTGAACATTTTGAAGCAATTCCTGGCTTTGGAATCGAATCTAAAGTTGAAGGTAAATCCTTGCTTATCGGAACGCGCCGTCTTATGGAGAAAAATAACATTGATGTTGCGAACATATTGCCTAAAATGGAAAACTTGGAAAAGCAAGGTAAGACCGCAATGCTAGTCGCAATTGATCATCAGTTTGCAGGAGTGATTGCTGTCGCAGATACAATTAAAGAAACCTCTCAAAAAGCGATTGAAAGGTTAAAAAAGATGGGTCTTGAGGTTGTTATGATTACAGGAGATAACAAGCAGACAGCTCAAGCAATTGCAAATGAAGTCGGAATTGACCATGTGATAGCAGAAGTTCTGCCAGAAGGAAAGGCAGAAGAAGTTAAAAAGCTTCAAAAAGCTGGAAAGAAAGTGGCGATGGTCGGTGACGGTATTAACGATGCACCAGCGTTAGCTACTGCAGATATAGGCATGGCAATCGGTACTGGTACTGATGTAGCAATGGAGGCTGCTGATATCACTTTAATCAGAGGAGACTTAAATAGTATTGCCGATGCCATCTATATGAGTAAAATGACGATTCGGAATATCAAGCAAAATCTATTTTGGGCCTTTGCTTATAATGCTTTAGGAGTTCCAATTGCAGCACTGGGCTTTCTGGCACCATGGCTTGCAGGAGTAGCAATGGCATTTAGTTCAGTTTCCGTTGTTTTAAACGCACTCAGATTACAAAGGATTAAGCTAAAAGGATAA
- a CDS encoding copper homeostasis protein CutC — MIIETIADSLEDAKIAQTAGADRIELVTGLMEGGLTPSYGLIRSVCSELTIPVNVMIRPHSRNFCYTEEDLNIMLEDIKICRDLGAAGVVFGALTQEKKIDEDKVMKLIQASKGLDITFHRAFDEVDHLFTALGVLQKYPEISRILTSGSKQKATEAIEELGQLADLSAGTGPSIMAGSGLTPQNLQAFLKKVNVREVHFGSGIRFESSYQNPIDPNKIKTIRKIVS; from the coding sequence ATGATTATCGAAACCATCGCTGATTCCCTTGAAGATGCAAAAATCGCACAAACTGCTGGTGCCGATCGGATAGAATTAGTCACAGGATTGATGGAAGGAGGGCTTACACCAAGCTATGGTTTAATTAGAAGTGTGTGCAGCGAATTAACGATTCCAGTGAATGTGATGATTCGCCCGCATAGCCGCAACTTTTGTTATACAGAAGAAGACTTGAATATTATGTTAGAAGATATTAAGATTTGCCGCGATTTAGGTGCTGCTGGAGTTGTCTTTGGTGCTTTAACGCAAGAGAAGAAAATAGATGAGGATAAGGTAATGAAGTTAATTCAAGCCTCAAAAGGGTTAGATATTACATTCCACCGGGCGTTTGACGAGGTTGATCATCTGTTCACGGCTTTAGGAGTTCTTCAGAAATACCCTGAGATATCTAGAATCCTCACATCCGGCAGCAAGCAAAAAGCTACAGAAGCGATCGAAGAGCTGGGTCAGCTGGCAGACCTTTCGGCAGGGACTGGACCTTCCATTATGGCAGGATCAGGATTAACACCTCAAAATTTGCAGGCATTCTTAAAAAAGGTAAACGTGAGAGAAGTACACTTTGGTTCAGGAATCCGTTTTGAATCAAGCTATCAGAACCCTATCGATCCTAACAAAATAAAAACGATCAGGAAAATCGTTTCATAA
- a CDS encoding DeoR/GlpR family DNA-binding transcription regulator, producing MKMNDRYKAIIRELEMKNKIGVADIAIKLNVTPETIRKDLSALEEKKKLRRIHGGAIQYLGVIKEPHFNKKVGIFHPQKKMIGEAAATFIMDGDLIALDVGTTIFQIASAIKDVKNVTIVTNSLAAAELLNSRIENRLFNGKVIVLGGVSNPLQRSICGSITNKLLEQFYFDKAFISCGGINKDGICDFNVEEATASSIMMKRSKQVIVAADSSKLNQRALFHIGPFSAIDCLITDQKMPVDWSKDPVIGEVDWINAGHANES from the coding sequence ATGAAAATGAATGATAGATATAAAGCGATAATCAGAGAACTAGAAATGAAAAATAAGATTGGCGTAGCAGATATAGCTATAAAATTAAACGTGACGCCTGAAACAATCAGAAAAGACCTGAGTGCACTCGAAGAGAAAAAGAAATTGCGCAGAATTCATGGGGGAGCCATCCAATATCTTGGTGTGATTAAAGAGCCTCATTTTAATAAAAAAGTCGGAATCTTTCATCCACAGAAAAAAATGATAGGAGAAGCTGCGGCGACTTTTATTATGGATGGAGATTTAATAGCTCTGGATGTCGGCACAACCATTTTTCAAATTGCAAGTGCTATTAAAGATGTCAAAAATGTAACAATCGTGACCAATTCTCTGGCAGCAGCTGAACTATTAAATAGTCGGATCGAAAACAGGTTATTTAATGGAAAAGTCATTGTCCTCGGAGGCGTTTCCAATCCTCTGCAGCGTTCTATATGCGGGTCCATAACCAATAAGTTATTGGAACAATTTTATTTTGACAAAGCCTTTATTTCTTGCGGGGGAATAAACAAGGATGGAATTTGTGATTTTAATGTAGAAGAAGCAACGGCTTCTTCTATTATGATGAAGAGATCAAAACAAGTAATTGTTGCAGCTGATTCTTCTAAACTGAATCAAAGAGCTCTTTTCCATATAGGGCCATTCTCTGCTATTGACTGTCTGATTACTGATCAAAAAATGCCGGTTGACTGGTCGAAAGATCCAGTTATTGGTGAAGTAGATTGGATAAATGCAGGTCACGCCAATGAGAGTTGA
- a CDS encoding metallophosphoesterase family protein: MSNQDLNKGLDRRSFIKIGGMSTLALTLASTGLPGDLLTNKAHAEQSENAKLQFNSDGKFKVVQFNDTQDDERIDRRTIELMEKVLDSEKPDFVVLNGDNIESGIDTELEMQQALNNVAQPMEKRGIKWAVTFGNHDEDCSAKTGMYENDMLKFYSNYKYNMNEPGEKGLSGTGNMNILIRKSKGDKAAFNLWLLDSGRYAPAKIAGQDFKGYPTWDWLRFNQVNWYYEQSKKIEKQYGYKVPSLVFIHIPLWEHRFMWHGGVDVRTQESHELAMARHKIVGERNEVECPGPVNGGLFSAMLDRGDVKGVFCGHDHTNTYCGNYYGILLGYAGNTGFGTYGLGGADNNRLRGARVFNLDENKEGVLVETHMVFAKDYGIDLTNNDQSMDPLPLNDRVKG, from the coding sequence ATGAGTAATCAGGATCTAAACAAAGGGCTGGACAGAAGGAGTTTTATAAAAATAGGCGGAATGAGTACGCTTGCGTTAACACTTGCTTCTACTGGTTTGCCGGGTGATTTATTGACTAATAAAGCACATGCTGAACAATCAGAAAATGCTAAGCTTCAATTTAACTCAGATGGCAAGTTTAAAGTTGTACAATTTAACGATACTCAAGATGATGAACGAATTGATCGCAGAACAATTGAACTTATGGAGAAAGTTCTTGACTCAGAGAAGCCGGATTTTGTTGTTCTTAACGGTGACAATATTGAATCAGGCATTGATACGGAATTAGAGATGCAACAAGCCCTAAATAATGTAGCTCAGCCAATGGAAAAAAGAGGAATTAAATGGGCGGTTACATTTGGAAATCATGATGAAGATTGTTCAGCCAAGACTGGAATGTATGAAAATGACATGCTGAAGTTCTATAGTAATTACAAATATAATATGAATGAACCTGGAGAAAAGGGCCTTTCTGGAACAGGAAACATGAACATCTTAATAAGAAAATCAAAAGGCGATAAAGCCGCATTCAACCTCTGGCTTCTTGATAGCGGAAGATATGCACCAGCAAAAATAGCTGGGCAAGATTTTAAAGGATACCCAACTTGGGACTGGCTCCGTTTCAATCAAGTGAACTGGTACTATGAGCAATCTAAAAAAATTGAGAAGCAATACGGTTATAAAGTTCCTTCACTCGTATTCATTCATATCCCTTTATGGGAGCATCGTTTTATGTGGCATGGAGGCGTAGACGTCAGAACACAAGAAAGCCATGAGCTTGCAATGGCAAGGCATAAAATAGTAGGAGAAAGAAATGAAGTTGAATGTCCAGGACCGGTTAACGGCGGCTTATTTTCAGCCATGTTAGATAGAGGAGACGTTAAAGGAGTTTTCTGCGGACATGATCATACAAACACCTATTGTGGCAACTATTATGGAATTTTGCTTGGGTATGCTGGTAACACAGGTTTTGGAACGTACGGTCTTGGTGGTGCTGATAACAACAGACTACGTGGAGCAAGAGTATTCAATTTAGATGAAAATAAAGAAGGTGTTCTTGTTGAAACCCATATGGTTTTCGCTAAGGACTATGGAATTGATTTAACAAACAACGATCAAAGTATGGATCCTTTACCATTAAATGATAGAGTAAAGGGATAA
- the tatC gene encoding twin-arginine translocase subunit TatC produces MNNKELSFVNHLGELRKRLIFVLVAFAIFLFGSFLYVQEIYEWLVRDLSHNLAVLGPSEILWVYFTIAGVIAIALTIPIAAYQMWLFVKPALSDKERKTALAYIPGLFTLFVAGLSFGYFIVYPLVLNFLISLSKGHFETMFTAEKYFKFMINLTLPFGLLFEIPLIAMFLTSIGIINPMLLSKARKISYFLLTLIAIFITPPDLISDILVIVPLFVLYEISVSLSKLVYRKKQPKQSETIIPLKKTS; encoded by the coding sequence ATGAACAATAAAGAGTTATCTTTTGTTAATCACCTGGGGGAGTTAAGGAAACGGTTAATTTTTGTTTTAGTCGCTTTTGCCATTTTTTTATTTGGTTCATTCCTATATGTTCAGGAAATATACGAATGGCTGGTTCGGGATCTCAGTCATAACTTAGCTGTCTTAGGGCCAAGTGAAATTCTGTGGGTCTATTTTACGATTGCAGGGGTCATTGCTATCGCACTGACTATTCCTATTGCAGCTTATCAAATGTGGCTGTTTGTAAAACCGGCATTATCCGATAAGGAACGGAAAACAGCGTTAGCGTATATTCCAGGATTGTTTACTTTATTTGTTGCAGGTTTATCATTCGGTTACTTTATCGTCTATCCGCTTGTCCTTAATTTTTTAATCTCTTTATCAAAAGGACATTTTGAAACCATGTTTACTGCAGAAAAGTACTTTAAATTTATGATCAATCTGACACTGCCGTTTGGATTGCTTTTTGAAATACCCTTAATAGCTATGTTTCTTACCTCAATTGGCATCATTAACCCGATGCTGCTCTCTAAAGCAAGAAAGATCTCTTACTTTTTACTTACATTGATTGCTATTTTCATAACCCCCCCTGACCTTATTTCAGACATACTTGTTATTGTACCGTTATTCGTTTTATATGAAATCAGTGTAAGCTTATCTAAATTGGTTTATAGAAAAAAACAGCCAAAGCAATCTGAAACAATTATCCCATTGAAAAAAACTTCATAA
- the copZ gene encoding copper chaperone CopZ — MQNVKLNVSGMSCGHCVKSVEGSVGKLEGVNEVKVHLEDGKVDVAFNPEKVSLDKIKETIDDQGYDVE, encoded by the coding sequence ATGCAAAACGTAAAATTGAATGTAAGCGGAATGTCCTGCGGACACTGTGTAAAATCTGTAGAAGGAAGTGTAGGGAAACTTGAAGGCGTTAATGAAGTAAAAGTACATTTAGAAGATGGAAAAGTGGATGTTGCTTTTAACCCGGAAAAAGTTTCTTTAGATAAAATTAAAGAAACAATTGATGACCAAGGCTATGATGTTGAATAA
- a CDS encoding LacI family transcriptional regulator, with product MSVTIKDIARESGVSYSTVSKALNDSPLVKPDTKKKVLEAARTLGYSPNFAAKNLVSKKSRTIGLVWPAIDRIALTALVSKINEIVTNKNYFMILSVNAADKAVEMFKSFQVDGVVIFEEGGETQLHSNMASSVPILSYGVSGDNAYPIIDVNHKKAIQKAVAHLNDLGHSKINYIGDLSPCDRRQAEKLKGYHKGMEEAKLPVTEESIGNTKGLSWYDGYLAAKELLQYKNKPTALISGSYDISVGILRAVKELNLRIPEDLSLISYDNIPQMASLETELTSVGVPIGLLAETMVDSLLSLIDQPGSVSLTQMMEPEIVIRKSAQKK from the coding sequence ATGAGTGTAACGATAAAAGATATTGCCCGGGAATCAGGAGTAAGCTATTCAACTGTCTCCAAGGCCTTGAATGACAGTCCTCTTGTAAAGCCGGATACGAAGAAAAAGGTTTTAGAAGCCGCACGGACTTTAGGCTACTCTCCCAATTTTGCCGCAAAAAATCTTGTTTCTAAAAAAAGCAGAACGATTGGTCTTGTATGGCCTGCGATTGACCGAATTGCCCTTACTGCCCTAGTATCGAAAATAAATGAAATCGTGACAAATAAAAATTATTTTATGATTCTATCTGTTAATGCAGCTGACAAAGCGGTAGAAATGTTTAAAAGCTTTCAGGTTGACGGCGTCGTGATTTTCGAGGAAGGGGGTGAAACTCAGCTGCATTCCAATATGGCCTCATCCGTTCCCATCTTGTCCTATGGGGTTTCAGGAGACAATGCCTATCCTATTATCGACGTCAATCATAAAAAAGCGATTCAAAAAGCGGTTGCTCACCTAAACGATCTGGGTCATTCAAAAATAAACTATATTGGGGACCTGTCCCCCTGTGACAGACGACAGGCAGAAAAGCTCAAGGGATATCATAAAGGAATGGAAGAAGCTAAACTTCCTGTAACCGAAGAAAGCATCGGCAATACGAAGGGATTAAGCTGGTATGATGGCTACCTTGCTGCAAAAGAACTGCTGCAGTACAAAAACAAGCCAACAGCTCTTATAAGCGGAAGCTACGATATCAGTGTAGGGATACTAAGAGCCGTAAAGGAGCTAAACTTGAGGATACCAGAGGATCTTTCCTTAATTTCATATGATAATATCCCGCAAATGGCGAGCCTCGAAACAGAGCTGACAAGCGTAGGTGTTCCAATTGGCCTCCTGGCTGAGACAATGGTTGATTCCCTCCTGTCTTTAATCGATCAGCCTGGTTCCGTAAGCCTTACTCAGATGATGGAGCCTGAAATCGTGATCCGGAAATCGGCACAGAAAAAATAA